In a genomic window of Paraburkholderia phenazinium:
- a CDS encoding sigma-54-dependent transcriptional regulator has protein sequence MTTNVTPHEIDRTVLCVSARPDEMLTKFLAACGWQVAHAKTTAIAERMIERDNIKVGLIELPENCSSQHLSALEACMRRVETNWVAQIAPGQSDNEPVSRFILDYCFDFVTRPCLNERLIFALGHAHGLSSLRKMQITPEPSMGRHEMVGQCEAMLQLYRHIDKCAVTDAPVFVAGESGTGKELTARAIHVRSPRSAQAFVAINCAAIPPTLLQAELFGHERGAFTGAVQRKTGRIESAHQGTLFLDEIGDMPHECQAVLLRFLQEGTIERLGGTSEIKVDVRVISATHVNLEKAVEDGRFRSDLYHRLCVLRLVEPPLRERGGDIKLLANYALSMYRQDGARKIRGFSSDAVVAMSNYGWPGNVRELINCVRRAVVMSEGRFITASDLGLPQSANAPPVTLAEIRSKAEKDAIEQALQRHGYKLSEAAADLGVSRATLYRLMHANRVNQDGSSRPSDAAAPPDDEDSERDLPSLTASTH, from the coding sequence ATGACTACGAACGTCACGCCGCATGAAATAGACCGAACGGTGCTCTGTGTTTCTGCCAGACCCGATGAAATGCTGACCAAGTTTCTGGCCGCATGCGGCTGGCAGGTTGCCCACGCCAAGACCACCGCCATCGCCGAACGCATGATCGAGCGCGACAACATCAAGGTCGGCCTGATCGAGCTGCCCGAAAACTGCTCATCGCAACATCTGTCGGCGCTCGAAGCCTGCATGCGGCGGGTGGAGACCAACTGGGTCGCGCAGATCGCACCGGGCCAGTCCGACAACGAGCCGGTCAGCCGCTTCATCCTCGACTACTGCTTCGATTTCGTCACCCGGCCGTGCCTGAACGAACGGCTCATCTTCGCATTGGGACACGCCCATGGCCTGTCGAGCCTGCGCAAGATGCAGATCACGCCCGAACCCTCCATGGGCCGCCATGAAATGGTCGGCCAATGCGAGGCGATGCTCCAGCTTTATCGTCATATCGACAAATGCGCCGTCACGGACGCGCCGGTGTTTGTGGCCGGCGAGTCGGGTACCGGCAAGGAACTGACCGCACGCGCCATCCACGTACGCTCGCCGCGCTCGGCGCAGGCGTTCGTCGCGATCAACTGCGCGGCCATTCCGCCTACCCTGCTGCAGGCCGAACTGTTCGGCCACGAGCGCGGCGCCTTCACGGGCGCCGTGCAGCGCAAGACCGGGCGGATCGAAAGCGCGCATCAGGGCACGCTCTTTCTCGACGAGATCGGCGACATGCCGCACGAGTGCCAGGCGGTGCTGCTGCGCTTCCTGCAGGAAGGCACGATCGAGCGCCTCGGCGGCACCAGCGAGATCAAGGTGGACGTGCGGGTCATCTCCGCGACCCACGTCAACCTGGAAAAGGCCGTCGAAGATGGCCGGTTCCGTTCCGACCTGTATCACCGGCTGTGCGTGCTGCGGCTCGTCGAGCCGCCGTTGCGCGAACGCGGCGGCGACATCAAGCTGCTCGCCAACTACGCGCTCAGCATGTACAGGCAGGACGGGGCCCGCAAGATCCGCGGCTTTTCGAGCGATGCGGTGGTGGCCATGTCCAATTACGGCTGGCCCGGCAACGTCCGCGAGCTGATCAACTGCGTGCGCCGCGCGGTGGTGATGAGCGAGGGCCGCTTTATCACGGCCTCCGACCTCGGGCTGCCGCAATCGGCCAACGCACCGCCGGTGACGCTGGCCGAGATCCGCAGCAAGGCCGAAAAGGATGCGATCGAGCAGGCCTTGCAGCGGCATGGCTACAAGTTGTCGGAGGCGGCCGCCGATCTGGGCGTCTCGCGCGCCACGCTGTACCGGCTGATGCACGCCAACCGCGTCAATCAGGATGGCTCGTCGCGCCCGTCCGACGCGGCCGCACCGCCAGACGACGAAGACAGTGAGCGGGACTTGCCGTCGCTGACGGCGTCGACACATTGA